The nucleotide sequence CGCGGCCGACGGGCAGGTCGCGGCGGGCACGGAGTGGGTGCAGGAGGGCATCCTGGGCAGCGTCATCCGCGCGAAGTACCGGAAACAGGGCGACAAAATCATCCCCAGCATCACGGGCACGGCCTACGTGATTGGCGAGGGGACGCTCCTCGTTGATCCGGCCGATCCGTTTGCGTGGGGGATGGCATGAAGAGTCTGCCCTTCAGGCCGGCACTACGGGGAGGCATTCGGCCTCGCTGACCATGCGCCGGTCCAAATCCGTCATCATCTGCGGCGGCGGCATCGTGGGCCTATGCACGGCCTATTACCTCGCGCGGGACGGGCATGCGGTGACGGTGATCGAGCGCCGGTCGCAGGCCGACCATGACCACTGTGCCCTCGGCAGCGCGGGCTATGTGTCGCCCAGCCATGTCATTCCCCTGGCGGCGCCAGGCATGGTATGGAAGGGGCTGAAATGGATGCTGAATTCCCGCAGCCCGTTCTACATCCAGCCGCGGCTCGACACCGAGCTCATGCGGTGGGCCTGGCTGTTCTGGCGCGCCAGCAACCGCCGCCAGGTCGAGCGGGCGGCGCCGCTATTGCGCGACCTTTGCCTGGAGAGCCGCACGCTGTACGAGGAACTGGACGAAATCACGGGCCACCGCTCGGAGTTCCGGAAGGACGGCTTGCTGAATGTGTGTCGCACCCAGCAAAGCCTCGACGACGAGGCCAACGGCCTGGCGCGGGTGGCCAACGAGCTCGGGGTGGAGGCGCGCGTGCTGGACGCCGCGCAGACCTCCGCGCTTGGCCTCGGAGTGAAGCTCGCCGTTGCCGGCTCGGTTTATTTCCCGATCGATGCCCACCTCACGCCAGCCCGGTTTGGCGCGGCTTTGACCCCGCTCTTGCAGGAGATGGGGGTGCGTTTCCAGTGGAGCACGACGATCTACGGCTGGCGCACGCTGGAGCGGCGGCTGGCCGCCGTGCAGACTACGGCGGGCGACCTGGTCGCCGATGAATTCGTGTTGGCGGGCGGATCGTGGTCCTCGGGAATGCTCGGCGGGCTCGACCTGCGCCTCCCGATGCAGGCGGGCAAGGGGTACAGCCTCACGCTGCCGAACCCACGCTTCCGGATCACCAAGCCCTTTATCCTGAAGGAACGCCGCGTGGCGGTCACGCCGATGGGGGACACCCTGCGGTTCGGCGGCACGATGGAGATCGCCGGGCATGACGACCGGGTGCGGCCGGAGCGCATCGAGCAGATCGTGGCCGGGGTCACTGCGTACATGCCGGAATTCACCCCGGCGGACTTTGCCGGCCTCCGGCCCTGGTTTGGCTACCGGCCGGTCTCGCCGGACGGCTTGCCTTATCTCGGCCGTTTCGGGCGCTGGACCAACCTGACGGCGGCCTGCGGCCACGCCATGTTGGGGGTCACGCTGGCCCCGGTGACCGGGCGGCTGGTCGCCGAGGTCATTAGGGAGCGCAAACCTTCGATCAATCTGACTTTGCTTAATCCGGATCGCTTCGCCTAACTCCGCGGCTTTACCCCTATGAAACCAGACGGCGGCTCCCTCATCGGCTTCGGTTCCAGTGGCGCCATGGGCGCTTCCTTCAAGGCTTTCGACCCGGCGAAAGGCACGCCGATCGAGCCCTCCTTCCTGTCGGCGAGCGCCGCCGACGTGGCCCGCGCTGCTGAACTGGCGGCGGCCGCCGCCCCCGCGTTGGCGCGCCTGTCGGGCGCGGCCCGGGGCAAATTCCTGCGCGCCATCGCGGCCAACCTGGAGACCAAGGTCGATGACCTCGTGGCGCGCGCCATGCAGGAGACGGCGTTGGCCGAGACCCGGTTGCGGGGTGAGGTCGCCCGCACCGCCGGCCAGTTGCGGCTCTACGCCGAAAGTGCCGAACGCGGCGACTGGCTCGATGCCCGCATCGAGACCGCGCTGCCCGAGCGCAAGCCGCTGCCCAAGCCCGATCACCGGTCGATGATGCGTCCGCTCGGCCCGGTCGTGGTGTTCGGCTCCAGTAATTTTCCCTTCGCCTATTCGGTGGCGGGCGGGGACACCGCCTCCGCCTTGGCCACGGGGTGCCCGGTCATCGTCAAGGCGCACCCAGCGCACCCCGGCACCAGCGAACTGACCGGCCGCCTGATCCTGCACGCCGTGCGGGACTGCGGGTTGCCCGAGGGCACGTTTTCCCTGCTGTTCGACGCGGGCTTCGAGGTCGGCCAGGCGCTCGTGCAGCACCCGCTCATCAAGGCGGCCGGTTTCACCGGTTCGGTGAAGGGCGGCCGCGCCCTCACGGATCTCGGCGCGGCGCGGCCCGAGCCGATTCCGGTCTATGCCGAGATGGGGAGCGTGAACCCGGTTTTCATCCTGCCCGGCGCCATCGGCGAACGCGCGGCGGGGATGGTCGAGGGCCTTTACGCCTCGGCGATGTTGGGCGTCGGCCAGTTTTGCACCAATCCGGGATTGATCGTCCTGCAGCGCACGCCGGCGGCGGAGCAATTTGTGAAGGATCTGGCGGCGCGCCTCGCCGCGACCCTGGAGGGCGTGATGCTCACGCCGGGCATCAGGAAGAGCTTTGTGGCCCACACGACCGCCCGCGCGCAGCAGCCCGGGGTCAAGGTTCTCGCCCAGGGCAATGCGACCTCGCTGTGCAGCGCGGCCCCCGTGTGGTTCGAGACCGAGGCGATGGTCCATATGGGCAATCCCTCGCTCGCGGCCGAGATTTTCGGGCCGAGTTCGCTGGTGGTCTGGTGTAAGGATCGCGCCGAGATGCTGGCGGTGGCGACGCACCTCGAGGGTTCGCTGACGGCCACCGTGCACGTGGGAACCGAGGAGGCGAAGGACCAGAATGACTTGATCGAAATTCTCGCCACCAAGGCCGGCCGGATTGTGTTTAACGCCTATCCCACCGGGGTGGAAGTCAGCCATGCCATGGTGCACGGCGGGCCTTACCCGGCGACCAGTGACGGCGGGCGCACCACGTCGGTTGGCACGCGTGCGCTGGGCCGCTGGGCGCGGCCGGTCTGCTACCAGGGCTTCGCCGACGGCTTGCTGCCGGCCGAACTGCAGAACGCCAACCCCTTGGGGGTCTGGCGGCTCGTGAACGGCGAACTGACGAAGGCGCCGGTGGGCTGAGGGTTCCACCCGGACTGCACGGCAACCTCGCCGTGACATTCCGCGCGCGGCCGTTAGACTGGTCGCCATGTTACCTACCCCTTCCTTCATCACCGCCAACCTTGTCGCACGCCCGCTGGGCTATCGGATGGACCAGGGGTGGGGCCAGGGTGACAAGGCGTCGAACGACTGGTTCGCGCCGCTCGACACCTTTGAGGCGCGGTTTGACGCCATGCTCGGCGAGATCAAGGCGCTGGGCTTCACGTCCATCGACCTGTGGTGCGCGCACCTGCACTGGCGCTGGGCGACGCTCCAGCATGTGGAGACGGCCAAGGCCCTGCTCGGCAAACACGGGTTGGCGGTGCGCAGTTACCCGGCGTGGGTGATGGGCGGCGCGGCGGATCTGGAGGGCGCGTGCCGGCTGTGCGTGGCGCTGGATATTCCGTATTTCGTGGGCCACTGCGAGCTGTTCCATGCCGACCGCGCCGCCGCCGTGGCGATCCTGCGGGAGCACGGCGTGGGCTACGCCATCGAGAACCACCCGGAAAAAACCTCGGCCGAGCTGCTCGCGCGGCTCGGTGCCGGGGACGAAGACGTCGTCGGCATCGCGCTCGACACCGGCTGGTGTGGCACGGCGGGCTGGGATGCGCTGGCGGCGCTCAAGGATCTCGGCTCCCGGATGTTTGCCATCCACCTCAAGGATGTGAAACCGCGGCGCGCGGAGAAGACCGGGCTGGAATTTGCAGACATGGGCCATGAGACGTGCCGGTTGGGCGATGGCATCGTGCCGATACGGGCCATCGTGGAGCACCTGCGCGCGACCGGCTTCCGGGGCTCCATCGGCATCGAGCACGAGCCGGAGACCTTCGACCCGCGCGAGGACGCGCGGGAAAGCCGGGAACGCGTCGAGCAGTGGTGGGATGCGGTCACACCGAGGAACCTGGCCGAGCCGCTGCGCATCGTCGTGGTGGGCTGCGGCAACATCGCCGGCCAATACGGCGAGGCTCTGGGGCGTTGTCCGGAAATCAAGATCCTCGGCGCGCAGGACCTGGATCCGGCGCGCGCGCGGGACTGGGTCGCCAAGCACGGCGGCAAGGCTTACGCCACCCTCGACGAGGTGCTGGCGGACGCGGCGGTCGAGGCCGTCGTGAATCTCACCATCCAGCAGGCGCACGTCGAGGTCGTCACGAAGTGCCTGGAGGCGGGCAAACACGTTCACTCCGAGAAACCCCTCGCGCCGTCGTACGCCGAGGCGAAGAAACTTGTCGCCCTGGCCGAGGCCAAGGGCCTGCGCCTGAGCTGTGCGCCGGTCACCTGGCTCGGTGAGGCGCAGCAGTCGGCGTGGAAGCTGATCCGCGACGGCCGCATCGGCACGCCGCGCGTGGCCTACGCGACCGTGGACTGGGGGCGGATCGAAAGCTGGCATCCGAATCCGGCGCCGTTCTACGCGGCGGGACCGGTGTTTGATGTCGCGGTCTATCCTTTGTCCCTGCTCACCGCCTGGTTCGGCCCGGTGGCCAAGGTGACGGCGGGCGGGGGCGTGTTGCTGCCGGACCGTCGGACCAAGGACGGGAAACCGTTCACGATCACGACGGAGGACTGGGCGGCGGCGGTGCTGGAGTTCGCCGGCGGCCTGCAGGTGCGGTTGACGGCGAATTTCTACGTGATGAACGCGACGCAATGGCAGGCCACGCTCGATTTCCATGGCGATGCCGGTTCGATCAACACGGAGTGGTTTGCCGCCACGGCGCCGGTGCGGGTGTGCGCCAACGGAGGCAGTTACCGGCGCGTGCCGCCCGTGCGGGAATCCGCTGGCACCGGCCGGTGGTATGTCGACTGGGCGGCCGGCGTGGTCGGATTGTGGCGCGGCCTGCGCACCGGCGCAGCGCACCCGACCGGGGGCGCGCACGCGGCCCATGTCGTTGAAGTCATGGAGTCGGTTCACTCCGCGCTGCGCACGGGCCAGGCGGTTCGACTTACGAGCACGTTCCCTGCGCCCCCGCCGCAGGACTGGGCGCGGTGAGGCTGGGTCCGGCGTTCCGCGCGAATTTTACCCACGGACGCCTGCAGTGATTATCATGGGTTGCTCCGCTGGGCTCGCGGACTAGCCTGTCGTCATGTCCGCATCCGTTTCCAAGAAAATCGTCATCACCGGGGTGACCCGCGGCCTCGGTCGGGCCTTGGCGGAGTGGTTCATCGCCCACGGGCACACCGTCATCGGGTGCGCGCGCAGCGCGGAGATTTTAAACCTGCGGTTCACGCATCCGGCGCCGCATGATTTTGCCGCGGTGGATGTCACCGAGGAGAACAAGGTCGCGCTCTGGTCCGAGAAGGTGCTGGCGGTGCATGGCGCGCCGGACCTGCTGATCAACAACGCCGCGGTGGTGAACACCCCGGCGCCCCTCTGGCAGGTGCCGGCGGGCGAATTCAACCGCCTCGTCGACGTGAACCTCAAGGGCGTGGCCTGTGTGATCCGTCACTTCGTGCCGGCGATGGTGGCGCGGGGCTCGGGCGTGATCGTGAACCTGAGTTCCGGCTGGGGCCGGAGCACCTCGCCCGAGGTCGCGCCGTACTGCGCCTCCAAGTATGCGATCGAGGGCCTCACGCTGGCCCTCGCGCAGGAACTGCCGGCGGGCCTGGCCGCGGTGCCGCTGAATCCCGGGGTCATCGACACCGACATGCTGCGCCAGTGCTGGGCTGACGGGGCGGCCGCCTATCCCAAGGCGGATGCCTGGGCCACACGGGCCGCGCCGTACATCCTGCAGTTCGGAAGGAAGGACAACGGACGCTCATTAAGCGTGGCGGAATTCGAGGGGTGAGCGGCTGGCGCGGTTTTGGCGCGCGCGAACAACCCGTCCGGAGGCCGGGTTCCACCTTGGGCCGAGGGCGGGCCCGGGCAAAAAAATGCCCGGCACGAGGGCCGGGCAGGGAGGGTTGAGACGGGAGGCAGCTCAGGATTTGAATTCCTTGCGGATCCAATCGTCGAGCAGGGCTTTGTCGTAGTAGAGCGGTTCGCCCCGGCCGATGGGGTTGATGTTGCTCATGAAGTTCATGTCGCTGAGACGGCGCTCGCCCTCGCTGATGACCTTGCCCGTCTCATCGAGCAGGCGGAAGGAGAGCTTCATGCGCGGGAGGTAGATTTCCTTGATGATGCGGACATCCTGGCTCTTGGCTGGGGTGGGCAGGTAGTCGCCGGCGAGGTCGATGTCGGTGAAGGTCACCTCGAGCTTCTGCCCGGGGGCGAGCTGCTTCGCGGCGAGCTTTTCGACATGGCGGCGCAGTTCCTTGAGGTAATACTCATCAGTGCCGCTGCCGAGCGACGTCCGCACATCGGTGAACTTGTCGGACTCATGGAAGTTCACGGTGACGTTGGCCGATTTTTCCTCGGCGGAGGCCATGACCGCACCCACAGTCAGGGCCACGGTGAACAGGAGGGAGGTTTTGGTTAGGGTTTTCATGGTCCCCCCACTGACAGGATTCAGGGAAAAAAGTGCCATCCGGGACGCGAGTTTTTTCTCAGGTCAGGCCCGTACTTTTGAGTCGAGCCAGAGCGTCACGGGGCCGTCATTGACCGAGGCTACCTGCATCAACGCGCCGAATTCGCCGGTCTGCACGCCGTGGCCGTCCGGGCGGCCGAGGGCCGCCGCCAGCTGGAGGATCAGGCCCTCGTACAATGGACGCGCCAGCTCGGGCCGGGCCGCGGCGTGGAATGACGGGCGGGTGCCCTTGGCCAAGCTGGCGTGCAGGGTGAACTGGCTGACCAGGAGGATGAGGGGCCGGAGGGCGGAGGACGATGCGGGGGTCTCCGCGGCGGCCAGGTCGAGGAGGGAGAGGTTCATCTTGCCGTCGGCATCGTCAAAGATCCGCAGCTTCACCAGCTTCTCGGCGAGCCATTGGCCATCGGCCGCGGTGTCGGCGGCCTCGATGCCGACCAGGACCAGCAGGCCGCGCTCAATCTGCCCGGTGACCCGCTCGCTGACGGTCACGCGGGCGGAGCTGACGCGCTGGATCACCACTCGCATGGCTCGGGGAAGGAACGATGATCAAGTAAGAGGAAGGGGCCCGATAGTCGGTCTGCCGATTACTTGACCCGTGTTCCTTGTTACCTGCCGACGCTCAGATCATCGGCAGGTGCGGCTCGATGTCGGCGTCGTAGTCGATGCCGGGGAGGCCGAAGCCGAACATCTTGAGGAACTCCGTGCGGTAGCCGGTGATGTCGGTCAGCTCGACGAGGTTTTCCGTGGTGACGTGGGGCCAGATGGCCGAGATGGCGTCCTGGATCGCGGGGCGCATCTCCCAGTCGTCGACGCGCACGCGGCCCTCGCTGTCGAAGGTGGGCTGCTGGCCGTTGAAGAGCTGGGTGGCGAAGAGGCGCTGGATCTGCTCGATACAGCCCTCGTGGGTGCCGGCGGCCTTCATGACCTTGTAGAGAATCGAAATGTACAGCGGCACGACCGGGATGGCCGAGCTGGCTTGGGTGACAAGCGCCTTGTTCACGGAGATGAAGGCGCGGCCGCCGACGGTGGCCTGAAGCTTGGCGTGGATCGCCTTGGCGGCGCGCTCGAGGTCGATCTTGGCGCGGCCGATGGTGCCGTCCTTGTAAATCGGCCAGGTGTGGATGGGCCCGATGTACGAATAGGAGATCGCGGTGGCGCCGGGGGCGAGGAGCTTGGCCTCGCTCAGGGCGTCCATCCACATTTCCCAATCCTCGCCACCCATGACGGCCAGGGTGTCGGCGATGCCGGCCTCATCCGCGGGCTGGATGGTGACCTCGCTGACGATGCCCTTGTCGGTGTCGACGGTCTTGTTGGTGTAGGCGGTGCCGATCGGCTGGAGGGTGGACTTGTGCACGGCGCCGGTGCGCGGGTGCTGGCGGCGGGGGGAGGCGAGGGAGTAGACGACGAGGTCAACCTGGCCGAGGTCACGCGCGATGATCGCGAGGGCCTGTTTCTTGATATCGTCGGAGAACGCGTCGCCGTTGATATTCTGGGCGTAAAGACCCGCCGCGCGGGCGGCTTGGGTGAAGGCGATGCTGTTGTACCAGCCCGGGGTGGCGGGGCGGCCTTCCTCGGAAGGACGCTCGTAGAAGATGCCCAGGGTGGCTGCGCCGGAGCCGAAGGCGGCGGTGATGCGGGACGACAGGCCGAAGCCGGTGGAGGCGCCGATGACGAGGACCTTGCGGGGGCCATCCTTGATCGGGCCCTTGGCCTTGACGTAGTCGATCTGCTGCTGGATGTGGGCCGCGCAACCGGCGGGGTGGGCGGTGACGCAGACGAAGCCGCGGACCTTCGGTTTGATGATCATTGGCCGCGAATTCTTACGGCCGCCGGGGGTCTGACAAGTGCCAAGTTACCGTGGGGAAACGGGTCCCGCCAGGGGGCCAAGGCCCCCGGTCGGGTTCAGATGCTGGGCAGCTTGCCCAGCAGGACAATCGGGCCCTCGGCCTTGGGGACGCCGCCCTTCTTCTCCAAGCTGATGGCGAAAGCGGTGGCCTTGGTCACGGGCTGATCAGGCCGGAAGGCGAGGACGACCCGTCCGTCGGCCGCGACGTGGAAGACGCCGCCATTGACCGGATTCTGGTAGGCCGGGTCGACGACCCAGATCTGATAATCCTGCGAATCGGCGATGACCGGAAGCTTTTCGAAGGTGAGGAGGCCGGCCTGCTGCTCGGGATCCCAGACCGCGATGGCCTGGGCCTCGGCGGTGTTGCCGGCGAGCGAGGCGAGGGCGGAGACCTTGAGGCGGGCGAGATCCTCGGAGCGGCGCAGGCGTGAGCCGAGGTCGTTGATCATGGTCTCGGCCAGGAGGGAGCGCTCGGCCAGCTGGTTCTGCGCGGTCTCGTAGGCGACCTGGGCTAGGCGCTGTTGCGTGAGCAACGCGTCGTTGGCGGAGCGCAGGGCCAGGTTTTGCGAAACAAGCCAGGCGGTGGAGATCGTGAGCAGGGCGGCGGCGGCCCAAGGTATGAGGCGCAGCAGCGGGAAGGGCGTGACCGGGGCCAGGGGCGTCGGCGGGCTGGCGGTGCGGCCGGGACCCGTGCAGGCGGCGAGGATGCGGGCCTTGAGCTCGGGCGGCGGAGTCCGCGCCGGGGCGGCGAGCGCGAGATAGGTGGCGGAGTTCTCCAGGGAGCGCGCGAGCGCCTCGACCTGGGGATCCGCGGAACGCTCGGCCCGGAACGCCAGGCGCTCCGGCTCCTCGAGCAGGCCGAGGGCGCGCAGGGCGGCGAGTTCTTCGTGGCGTTCGGTGATCATAACCGGGCGGGAAGGCGGTCCTTCAGCTTGAGCAGGCCGCGGCGGATGCGGGCCTTGATGGTGCCGAGGGGTTCGTTGAG is from Lacunisphaera limnophila and encodes:
- a CDS encoding FAD-dependent oxidoreductase; its protein translation is MRRSKSVIICGGGIVGLCTAYYLARDGHAVTVIERRSQADHDHCALGSAGYVSPSHVIPLAAPGMVWKGLKWMLNSRSPFYIQPRLDTELMRWAWLFWRASNRRQVERAAPLLRDLCLESRTLYEELDEITGHRSEFRKDGLLNVCRTQQSLDDEANGLARVANELGVEARVLDAAQTSALGLGVKLAVAGSVYFPIDAHLTPARFGAALTPLLQEMGVRFQWSTTIYGWRTLERRLAAVQTTAGDLVADEFVLAGGSWSSGMLGGLDLRLPMQAGKGYSLTLPNPRFRITKPFILKERRVAVTPMGDTLRFGGTMEIAGHDDRVRPERIEQIVAGVTAYMPEFTPADFAGLRPWFGYRPVSPDGLPYLGRFGRWTNLTAACGHAMLGVTLAPVTGRLVAEVIRERKPSINLTLLNPDRFA
- a CDS encoding aldehyde dehydrogenase (NADP(+)), whose protein sequence is MKPDGGSLIGFGSSGAMGASFKAFDPAKGTPIEPSFLSASAADVARAAELAAAAAPALARLSGAARGKFLRAIAANLETKVDDLVARAMQETALAETRLRGEVARTAGQLRLYAESAERGDWLDARIETALPERKPLPKPDHRSMMRPLGPVVVFGSSNFPFAYSVAGGDTASALATGCPVIVKAHPAHPGTSELTGRLILHAVRDCGLPEGTFSLLFDAGFEVGQALVQHPLIKAAGFTGSVKGGRALTDLGAARPEPIPVYAEMGSVNPVFILPGAIGERAAGMVEGLYASAMLGVGQFCTNPGLIVLQRTPAAEQFVKDLAARLAATLEGVMLTPGIRKSFVAHTTARAQQPGVKVLAQGNATSLCSAAPVWFETEAMVHMGNPSLAAEIFGPSSLVVWCKDRAEMLAVATHLEGSLTATVHVGTEEAKDQNDLIEILATKAGRIVFNAYPTGVEVSHAMVHGGPYPATSDGGRTTSVGTRALGRWARPVCYQGFADGLLPAELQNANPLGVWRLVNGELTKAPVG
- a CDS encoding Gfo/Idh/MocA family oxidoreductase, with the protein product MLPTPSFITANLVARPLGYRMDQGWGQGDKASNDWFAPLDTFEARFDAMLGEIKALGFTSIDLWCAHLHWRWATLQHVETAKALLGKHGLAVRSYPAWVMGGAADLEGACRLCVALDIPYFVGHCELFHADRAAAVAILREHGVGYAIENHPEKTSAELLARLGAGDEDVVGIALDTGWCGTAGWDALAALKDLGSRMFAIHLKDVKPRRAEKTGLEFADMGHETCRLGDGIVPIRAIVEHLRATGFRGSIGIEHEPETFDPREDARESRERVEQWWDAVTPRNLAEPLRIVVVGCGNIAGQYGEALGRCPEIKILGAQDLDPARARDWVAKHGGKAYATLDEVLADAAVEAVVNLTIQQAHVEVVTKCLEAGKHVHSEKPLAPSYAEAKKLVALAEAKGLRLSCAPVTWLGEAQQSAWKLIRDGRIGTPRVAYATVDWGRIESWHPNPAPFYAAGPVFDVAVYPLSLLTAWFGPVAKVTAGGGVLLPDRRTKDGKPFTITTEDWAAAVLEFAGGLQVRLTANFYVMNATQWQATLDFHGDAGSINTEWFAATAPVRVCANGGSYRRVPPVRESAGTGRWYVDWAAGVVGLWRGLRTGAAHPTGGAHAAHVVEVMESVHSALRTGQAVRLTSTFPAPPPQDWAR
- a CDS encoding SDR family oxidoreductase, with the protein product MSASVSKKIVITGVTRGLGRALAEWFIAHGHTVIGCARSAEILNLRFTHPAPHDFAAVDVTEENKVALWSEKVLAVHGAPDLLINNAAVVNTPAPLWQVPAGEFNRLVDVNLKGVACVIRHFVPAMVARGSGVIVNLSSGWGRSTSPEVAPYCASKYAIEGLTLALAQELPAGLAAVPLNPGVIDTDMLRQCWADGAAAYPKADAWATRAAPYILQFGRKDNGRSLSVAEFEG
- a CDS encoding DUF3016 domain-containing protein produces the protein MKTLTKTSLLFTVALTVGAVMASAEEKSANVTVNFHESDKFTDVRTSLGSGTDEYYLKELRRHVEKLAAKQLAPGQKLEVTFTDIDLAGDYLPTPAKSQDVRIIKEIYLPRMKLSFRLLDETGKVISEGERRLSDMNFMSNINPIGRGEPLYYDKALLDDWIRKEFKS
- the dtd gene encoding D-aminoacyl-tRNA deacylase, producing the protein MRVVIQRVSSARVTVSERVTGQIERGLLVLVGIEAADTAADGQWLAEKLVKLRIFDDADGKMNLSLLDLAAAETPASSSALRPLILLVSQFTLHASLAKGTRPSFHAAARPELARPLYEGLILQLAAALGRPDGHGVQTGEFGALMQVASVNDGPVTLWLDSKVRA
- the fabV gene encoding enoyl-ACP reductase FabV, yielding MIIKPKVRGFVCVTAHPAGCAAHIQQQIDYVKAKGPIKDGPRKVLVIGASTGFGLSSRITAAFGSGAATLGIFYERPSEEGRPATPGWYNSIAFTQAARAAGLYAQNINGDAFSDDIKKQALAIIARDLGQVDLVVYSLASPRRQHPRTGAVHKSTLQPIGTAYTNKTVDTDKGIVSEVTIQPADEAGIADTLAVMGGEDWEMWMDALSEAKLLAPGATAISYSYIGPIHTWPIYKDGTIGRAKIDLERAAKAIHAKLQATVGGRAFISVNKALVTQASSAIPVVPLYISILYKVMKAAGTHEGCIEQIQRLFATQLFNGQQPTFDSEGRVRVDDWEMRPAIQDAISAIWPHVTTENLVELTDITGYRTEFLKMFGFGLPGIDYDADIEPHLPMI
- a CDS encoding anti-sigma factor produces the protein MITERHEELAALRALGLLEEPERLAFRAERSADPQVEALARSLENSATYLALAAPARTPPPELKARILAACTGPGRTASPPTPLAPVTPFPLLRLIPWAAAALLTISTAWLVSQNLALRSANDALLTQQRLAQVAYETAQNQLAERSLLAETMINDLGSRLRRSEDLARLKVSALASLAGNTAEAQAIAVWDPEQQAGLLTFEKLPVIADSQDYQIWVVDPAYQNPVNGGVFHVAADGRVVLAFRPDQPVTKATAFAISLEKKGGVPKAEGPIVLLGKLPSI